In Drosophila yakuba strain Tai18E2 chromosome X, Prin_Dyak_Tai18E2_2.1, whole genome shotgun sequence, a single genomic region encodes these proteins:
- the LOC6523973 gene encoding uncharacterized protein LOC6523973 isoform X2 has product MARCTPRGADLVSTPEHLRPGFRGRARRYNPSDFGLTGNEEWRHPRMFRDMTYETDAAAMETFRQAQPRRQAYETALNLSNLPEECLADMSAPGFDLSLPSQMSDLRGEFLADVSAPDMCEVSQSHVDDVYGEILDRFRSIRERINRSNQHRRSDDCAMQQHKTHRRIYTHRDPSGHVTSHVDETTISNTPSLDCTPAGEGGKPGRHLNFSSPNESENLMDETMPSYHDPTMPNECLEVMSSQDILENETMPSFANSSVLSRRQPTMPSECLEDVSQPTFERSRSRRRSRQSSRRQLSMPSQNLWDISAPSFGDTTRDRTTNECLEDISMPAFEEVSNVSRSRSPRRRQRSRGARNISDTSAPTLVSSGRGQTTNECLDDMTMPSFGRSSSASPNRSRRQTQRSMSKPNINDISEPTYTSILRKPMTNECLDEITMPSFGPISQASRGNMSRGQTMPSECLEDMTMPSFGGLSRGRSSDRHQISMPSRMTNECLDDMTMPSFGGVSGSSRRQLTLPNECLNDVSAPSFAKSSSRGSSRRQRTNIDDISAPSFAHSTRYGDANECLEDVSMPSYGGVSGTSKIKRSRRQQLTMPSQNIGDISAPSFASSGRGHTTNECLEDVSMPSFREVSTKSRSRSSKRQQRSAKSSSPFDAPRTSHGSMTNECLDDVTMPSISGVSAASRRQMTLPSECLDDVSAPSFGRSVSRGSSRRRGTLSSPNPCASSTRCPPTNECLDDITMPSFGAVSMGPEQRQLTMPSECLEDMSAPSLAGISGPSRRQTTGLPSECLDDMSMPNFGNISGISRRTECEPAFGRSRSVGRSVRSKRNLSKPHSSIECLEDVTMPSFGGISYSTRRKSTARRQTSMPPITDLSAMRTNECLEDVTMPSIGDVSGRSTASSPRQRIPTPRRGQFTSECLDDQTMPSFGGISQSTGRRTPSRHTKNITGSSPEFNTNECIENISMPSYVNNTRASWVNTFPSMQRSRQGAMTNECLDEVAMASFGTLSRHTATNECLEDISMPSYRDNTGSLRHRCPTPIQSTREECLDDMTMPSFGSTMPTFAETTRSSRGKSPRPMQSLRQRTLTHECLDDMTMPSFGRSYGGPVTNECLEDVTMPSFGETTGFYRRRSHMPLESTRRGASMMQRSRQGAITNERLDDMTMPSFGSSARGHATSECLEDISMPSYGTNSGMSRRRCHTPSQRSNQNATTECLDDMTMPSFGDPSHGTGFTDCPEAFRSFPGRSPNQMQIIQGLMTNENLDNITMPSFGTFGPSRASNECLEDISMPSFVRNTNSMPGSSTTPRQRSRNEMTTNECLDDMTMPSYGEVFGTPRRQMTLPSECLNDVSQPSFVRSTAEGTSRRHGNLTSHSTVSRGRSPRQNKRSVTNECLEDMTMPTFGDISGSSRRGVQNSHRLEDISMPSGFLNRTQHSECVEDKVSGTRGGPRTNECLEDVSAPSFAPSSRMTSRHMPEMTNECLEDVSMPLNESLAINDSKSIARRPPDISYPSELLANESAPSYHSRQDKSDMLADCPSTSPQKNARSRAWDNCSGGRLEDESMPTFEDVSYQPRRHQLTMPSENLEDQTQPNFFNSTTLPSSTRTEKHHATKSPRQEQISSSKQLADESAPSILKDTTKGPSEVVKEVTVQSSTTSVTRVFQNTADTSNNSGHPMIEDLSMPQFESTGASSHQNTSQHGFQSMDNYRPFDQLIYSQNSVGNQTQPETPQPVRSSNRSRSARRTPSTPNTPSTPNNRGATSPSSSTATPEQPCDMISTNYPYGKPYCYNRKPC; this is encoded by the exons ATGGCACGCTGCACGCCGCGGGGTGCCGATTTGGTTAGCACTCCGGAGCATCTTCGTCCTGGATTTCGTGGACGGGCACGTCGGTACAATCCAAGCGATTTCGGATTGACTGGCAATGAGGAATGGCGCCATCCACGCATGTTTAGGGACATGACCT aTGAAACCGATGCTGCGGCCATGGAAACCTTTCGCCAAGCACAACCACGTCGTCAAGCGTATGAAACGGCTCTTAATCTGAGCAATCTGCCCGAGGAGTGCCTGGCGGATATGTCGGCGCCTGGTTTTGATCTTAGCCTGCCATCGCAGATGTCCGATTTGCGAGGAGAGTTTCTGGCCGATGTTTCGGCTCCGGATATGTGCGAAGTCTCCCAAAGCCATGTGGATGATGTGTATGGTGAGATTCTGGATCGCTTTAGGAGTATTCGTGAACGCATTAATCGTTCCAATCAACACCGCCGATCGGATGACTGCGCAATGCAACAACAT AAAACGCATCGCAGAATATACACCCATCGCGACCCAAGTGGCCATGTAACCAGTCACGTGGATGAGACGACCATTTCGAATACACCCTCACTGGATTGCACACCGGCTGGTGAGGGCGGTAAGCCTGGACGTCATCTTAATTTCTCCTCGCCAAACGAATCTGAAAACCTAATGGATGAGACAATGCCCTCGTATCATGATCCCACGATGCCGAATGAATGTTTGGAGGTCATGTCCTCGCAGGACATTCTGGAGAACGAGACCATGCCATCGTTTGCCAATAGTTCTGTACTATCGCGAAGACAGCCAACAATGCCTAGCGAATGCCTCGAGGATGTGAGCCAGCCCACGTTCGAGAGGAGTAGATCACGTAGAAGGAGTAGACAGAGTTCCAGAAGGCAATTGTCGATGCCTTCGCAGAACCTTTGGGACATATCGGCGCCATCTTTTGGCGACACCACCAGGGATCGAACTACCAACGAGTGCCTGGAGGACATATCAATGCCCGCCTTTGAAGAGGTTTCCAATGTATCCAGAAGCAGAAGTCCCCGGCGGAGGCAGAGGTCTAGGGGTGCGCGTAATATAAGTGATACCTCGGCCCCAACTTTAGTCAGCTCCGGACGAGGGCAAACCACAAATGAATGCCTGGATGACATGACCATGCCATCGTTTGGAAGATCATCAAGCGCGTCACCGAACCGAAGCCGTCGTCAAACGCAAAGATCGATGTCAAAGCCAAACATCAACGATATATCTGAACCCACATATACCAGTATCTTGAGGAAACCAATGACTAACGAATGCCTAGATGAAATTACGATGCCATCTTTTGGCCCAATATCGCAGGCTTCCAGGGGAAACATGTCTCGAGGACAAACAATGCCCAGCGAATGTCTGGAGGACATGACAATGCCATCTTTTGGTGGCCTTTCAAGAGGGAGAAGTTCCGACCGACATCAGATATCCATGCCATCGAGGATGACAAACGAGTGCTTGGATGATATGACCATGCCATCGTTTGGTGGAGTTTCAGGATCCTCCAGAAGGCAGTTAACGCTTCCCAACGAATGCCTGAATGATGTGAGTGCGCCATCCTTTGCGAAGAGCAGTTCACGAGGATCAAGCCGCCGGCAGAGAACCAATATCGACGATATATCGGCCCCTTCGTTTGCACACTCAACCAGATATGGAGATGCAAACGAATGCCTGGAAGATGTGTCAATGCCATCGTACGGAGGAGTATCAGGAACATCGAAAATAAAACGATCAAGGCGCCAGCAGTTAACAATGCCATCGCAAAATATTGGAGATATATCTGCACCATCATTCGCAAGTTCGGGTCGTGGTCATACGACCAATGAGTGCTTGGAGGACGTATCGATGCCATCTTTTCGAGAAGTGTCTACCAAATCCAGGAGCAGAAGTTCAAAGCGCCAACAAAGATCCGCAAAATCGTCAAGTCCTTTCGATGCCCCACGTACATCACATGGTTCGATGACCAACGAGTGTTTGGATGATGTGACCATGCCTTCAATATCTGGAGTATCTGCTGCGTCCAGAAGACAAATGACCCTGCCAAGTGAGTGCTTGGACGACGTTAGTGCCCCATCCTTTGGACGAAGCGTCTCCCGAGGTTCCAGCAGAAGGCGAGGCACACTGTCATCCCCAAATCCATGTGCTAGTTCCACCAGATGTCCACCGACAAATGAGTGCTTGGACGACATAACTATGCCTTCGTTTGGTGCTGTTTCGATGGGCCCCGAACAGAGACAGTTGACCATGCCTAGTGAGTGCTTGGAGGACATGAGTGCACCGTCCCTTGCAGGTATTTCTGGTCCATCTAGAAGACAAACTACTGGCCTACCCAGCGAGTGCCTTGACGACATGAGCATGCCGAACTTTGGCAATATTTCTGGAATATCGCGAAGAACTGAATGTGAGCCTGCATTTGGAAGAAGTAGATCGGTTGGTAGGAGTGTTCGAAGTAAACGCAACCTAAGTAAACCTCATTCCTCCATTGAATGTCTCGAAGATGTGACAATGCCATCATTTGGTGGTATTTCATATTCTACTAGGAGAAAGAGTACTGCACGACGTCAGACATCCATGCCACCTATTACCGACTTATCTGCCATGAGGACTAATGAATGTTTGGAAGATGTTACTATGCCTTCTATTGGAGATGTATCGGGCAGATCCACAGCAAGTAGTCCGCGGCAAAGAATACCAACTCCGAGAAGAGGGCAGTTCACAAGCGAGTGTTTGGATGATCAAACAATGCCATCGTTTGGAGGTATTTCACAATCTACAGGTCGAAGGACTCCCAGCCGACATACGAAGAATATCACTGGCTCAAGTCCAGAATTTAATACCAATGAATGTATTGAGAATATATCAATGCCTTCGTATGTTAACAATACGAGAGCATCCTGGGTAAATACCTTTCCGTCTATGCAAAGGTCAAGACAAGGAGCAATGACTAACGAATGCTTGGATGAGGTTGCCATGGCATCCTTTGGTACTTTAAGTCGACATACAGCTACAAATGAATGTCTCGAGGACATTTCAATGCCTTCATATCGGGATAATACCGGATCGCTGAGGCATAGATGTCCAACACCAATTCAGAGCACCAGAGAAGAATGTTTGGATGATATGACTATGCCATCTTTTGGTAGTACAATGCCAACTTTCGCAGAAACTACACGGTCGTCTAGAGGTAAAAGTCCTAGGCCAATGCAGAGCCTAAGGCAAAGAACGTTAACCCATGAATGCTTGGATGATATGACTATGCCATCATTTGGAAGATCCTACGGAGGACCTGTTACTAATGAATGTCTTGAGGATGTTACGATGCCTTCATTTGGTGAAACTACAGGATTTTATAGACGACGTAGTCATATGCCACTTGAAAGCACAAGACGAGGAGCGTCGATGATGCAAAGATCCAGACAAGGAGCGATAACTAACGAGCGGCTGGACGACATGACCATGCCTTCCTTTGGTAGTTCAGCACGTGGACACGCTACTAGTGAATGCCTTGAAGATATTTCAATGCCTTCATATGGAACGAATTCAGGAATGTCTAGACGAAGGTGCCACACGCCATCGCAAAGATCGAATCAGAATGCGACCACAGAATGCTTGGATGACATGACCATGCCATCGTTTGGTGATCCAAGTCATGGAACTGGATTTACTGATTGTCCTGAGGCCTTTAGATCGTTTCCAGGTAGGAGCCCCaaccaaatgcaaataattcaAGGACTGATGACCAACGAAAACTTGGATAATATTACGATGCCATCGTTTGGTACTTTTGGTCCGAGTCGAGCTTCAAATGAATGCCTTGAGGACATTTCAATGCCATCATTTGTAAGAAATACAAACTCAATGCCAGGAAGTAGCACCACGCCAAGGCAGCGGTCCCGAAACGAAATGACGACTAACGAATGTTTAGATGACATGACCATGCCATCGTATGGAGAAGTATTTGGTACACCCAGAAGGCAAATGACTTTACCAAGTGAGTGCTTAAACGACGTAAGTCAGCCGTCCTTCGTAAGAAGTACTGCTGAGGGAACCAGTCGAAGACATGGCAACTTGACGTCCCATAGTACAGTTTCGCGAGGTAGAAGCCCGAGGCAAAATAAAAGGTCGGTGACAAATGAGTGCCTGGAGGATATGACAATGCCAACGTTTGGCGACATCTCTGGGTCATCGCGACGTGGTGTCCAGAACAGCCATCGCCTGGAGGACATCAGTATGCCCTCGGGTTTCTTAAATCGAACCCAGCACAGTGAATGCGTTGAGGATAAGGTGAGCGGAACGCGCGGAGGGCCTAGGACCAACGAATGCCTCGAGGATGTGAGTGCACCCAGTTTTGCTCCAAGCTCTCGAATGACCTCAAGACATATGCCCGAGATGACAAACGAGTGCTTGGAGGATGTTTCTATGCCGCTAAATGAATCCTTAGCTATTAACGATTCTAAATCAATAGCGCGACGTCCTCCCGACATTTCGTATCCCTCGGAATTGTTGGCCAACGAGAGTGCTCCATCGTATCATTCACGGCAGGATAAATCGGATATGCTGGCTGATTGCCCTTCCACATCTCCGCAGAAAAACGCCAGAAGTCGAGCTTGGGATAATTGCAGTGGTGGTCGCTTGGAGGATGAGTCAATGCCCACATTTGAGGACGTATCCTATCAACCGAGGCGCCATCAGTTGACCATGCCCAGCGAGAATTTGGAAGATCAGACTCAGCCTAACTTCTTTAACTCCACGACCTTGCCTAGTTCTACTAGAACCGAGAAGCACCATGCAACAAAGTCCCCTCGACAGGAGCAGATaagcagcagcaaacagcTCGCCGATGAGAGTGCTCCATCTATACTGAAGGATACCACGAAGGGACCATCGGAAGTGGTGAAAGAAGTAACGGTTCAGAGCTCGACCACTTCAGTGACCAGGGTTTTCCAGAATACGGCCGATACTTCGAATAACTCCGGGCATCCCATGATAGAAGACCTTTCAATGCCACAGTTTGAGTCCACCGGTGCCAGCTCTCATCAGAATACCTCCCAGCATGGCTTTCAATCCATGGATAACTATAGACCATTCGATCAATTGATTTATAGCCAGAATTCGGTGGGTAATCAAACTCAGCCCGAGACTCCTCAACCAGTGAGGTCTTCGAATCGCAGTCGAAGTGCGCGGAGAACACCAAGCACCCCAAACACACCGAGCACTCCGAATAATCGAGGAGCGACTTCTCCCAGTTCTAGTACCGCAACTCCAGAACAACCATGCGATATGATCAGCACAAATTACCCATACGGAAAACCCTATTGCTATAACCGAAAGCCTTGCTAG
- the LOC6523973 gene encoding uncharacterized protein LOC6523973 isoform X1, which yields MSRERGQTGPNGSVECNNRSPRSIQMARCTPRGADLVSTPEHLRPGFRGRARRYNPSDFGLTGNEEWRHPRMFRDMTYETDAAAMETFRQAQPRRQAYETALNLSNLPEECLADMSAPGFDLSLPSQMSDLRGEFLADVSAPDMCEVSQSHVDDVYGEILDRFRSIRERINRSNQHRRSDDCAMQQHKTHRRIYTHRDPSGHVTSHVDETTISNTPSLDCTPAGEGGKPGRHLNFSSPNESENLMDETMPSYHDPTMPNECLEVMSSQDILENETMPSFANSSVLSRRQPTMPSECLEDVSQPTFERSRSRRRSRQSSRRQLSMPSQNLWDISAPSFGDTTRDRTTNECLEDISMPAFEEVSNVSRSRSPRRRQRSRGARNISDTSAPTLVSSGRGQTTNECLDDMTMPSFGRSSSASPNRSRRQTQRSMSKPNINDISEPTYTSILRKPMTNECLDEITMPSFGPISQASRGNMSRGQTMPSECLEDMTMPSFGGLSRGRSSDRHQISMPSRMTNECLDDMTMPSFGGVSGSSRRQLTLPNECLNDVSAPSFAKSSSRGSSRRQRTNIDDISAPSFAHSTRYGDANECLEDVSMPSYGGVSGTSKIKRSRRQQLTMPSQNIGDISAPSFASSGRGHTTNECLEDVSMPSFREVSTKSRSRSSKRQQRSAKSSSPFDAPRTSHGSMTNECLDDVTMPSISGVSAASRRQMTLPSECLDDVSAPSFGRSVSRGSSRRRGTLSSPNPCASSTRCPPTNECLDDITMPSFGAVSMGPEQRQLTMPSECLEDMSAPSLAGISGPSRRQTTGLPSECLDDMSMPNFGNISGISRRTECEPAFGRSRSVGRSVRSKRNLSKPHSSIECLEDVTMPSFGGISYSTRRKSTARRQTSMPPITDLSAMRTNECLEDVTMPSIGDVSGRSTASSPRQRIPTPRRGQFTSECLDDQTMPSFGGISQSTGRRTPSRHTKNITGSSPEFNTNECIENISMPSYVNNTRASWVNTFPSMQRSRQGAMTNECLDEVAMASFGTLSRHTATNECLEDISMPSYRDNTGSLRHRCPTPIQSTREECLDDMTMPSFGSTMPTFAETTRSSRGKSPRPMQSLRQRTLTHECLDDMTMPSFGRSYGGPVTNECLEDVTMPSFGETTGFYRRRSHMPLESTRRGASMMQRSRQGAITNERLDDMTMPSFGSSARGHATSECLEDISMPSYGTNSGMSRRRCHTPSQRSNQNATTECLDDMTMPSFGDPSHGTGFTDCPEAFRSFPGRSPNQMQIIQGLMTNENLDNITMPSFGTFGPSRASNECLEDISMPSFVRNTNSMPGSSTTPRQRSRNEMTTNECLDDMTMPSYGEVFGTPRRQMTLPSECLNDVSQPSFVRSTAEGTSRRHGNLTSHSTVSRGRSPRQNKRSVTNECLEDMTMPTFGDISGSSRRGVQNSHRLEDISMPSGFLNRTQHSECVEDKVSGTRGGPRTNECLEDVSAPSFAPSSRMTSRHMPEMTNECLEDVSMPLNESLAINDSKSIARRPPDISYPSELLANESAPSYHSRQDKSDMLADCPSTSPQKNARSRAWDNCSGGRLEDESMPTFEDVSYQPRRHQLTMPSENLEDQTQPNFFNSTTLPSSTRTEKHHATKSPRQEQISSSKQLADESAPSILKDTTKGPSEVVKEVTVQSSTTSVTRVFQNTADTSNNSGHPMIEDLSMPQFESTGASSHQNTSQHGFQSMDNYRPFDQLIYSQNSVGNQTQPETPQPVRSSNRSRSARRTPSTPNTPSTPNNRGATSPSSSTATPEQPCDMISTNYPYGKPYCYNRKPC from the exons ATGAG TAGGGAGAGGGGACAAACCGGTCCAAATGGGTCTGTGGAATGCAACAATAG AAGCCCGAGAAGCATCCAGATGGCACGCTGCACGCCGCGGGGTGCCGATTTGGTTAGCACTCCGGAGCATCTTCGTCCTGGATTTCGTGGACGGGCACGTCGGTACAATCCAAGCGATTTCGGATTGACTGGCAATGAGGAATGGCGCCATCCACGCATGTTTAGGGACATGACCT aTGAAACCGATGCTGCGGCCATGGAAACCTTTCGCCAAGCACAACCACGTCGTCAAGCGTATGAAACGGCTCTTAATCTGAGCAATCTGCCCGAGGAGTGCCTGGCGGATATGTCGGCGCCTGGTTTTGATCTTAGCCTGCCATCGCAGATGTCCGATTTGCGAGGAGAGTTTCTGGCCGATGTTTCGGCTCCGGATATGTGCGAAGTCTCCCAAAGCCATGTGGATGATGTGTATGGTGAGATTCTGGATCGCTTTAGGAGTATTCGTGAACGCATTAATCGTTCCAATCAACACCGCCGATCGGATGACTGCGCAATGCAACAACAT AAAACGCATCGCAGAATATACACCCATCGCGACCCAAGTGGCCATGTAACCAGTCACGTGGATGAGACGACCATTTCGAATACACCCTCACTGGATTGCACACCGGCTGGTGAGGGCGGTAAGCCTGGACGTCATCTTAATTTCTCCTCGCCAAACGAATCTGAAAACCTAATGGATGAGACAATGCCCTCGTATCATGATCCCACGATGCCGAATGAATGTTTGGAGGTCATGTCCTCGCAGGACATTCTGGAGAACGAGACCATGCCATCGTTTGCCAATAGTTCTGTACTATCGCGAAGACAGCCAACAATGCCTAGCGAATGCCTCGAGGATGTGAGCCAGCCCACGTTCGAGAGGAGTAGATCACGTAGAAGGAGTAGACAGAGTTCCAGAAGGCAATTGTCGATGCCTTCGCAGAACCTTTGGGACATATCGGCGCCATCTTTTGGCGACACCACCAGGGATCGAACTACCAACGAGTGCCTGGAGGACATATCAATGCCCGCCTTTGAAGAGGTTTCCAATGTATCCAGAAGCAGAAGTCCCCGGCGGAGGCAGAGGTCTAGGGGTGCGCGTAATATAAGTGATACCTCGGCCCCAACTTTAGTCAGCTCCGGACGAGGGCAAACCACAAATGAATGCCTGGATGACATGACCATGCCATCGTTTGGAAGATCATCAAGCGCGTCACCGAACCGAAGCCGTCGTCAAACGCAAAGATCGATGTCAAAGCCAAACATCAACGATATATCTGAACCCACATATACCAGTATCTTGAGGAAACCAATGACTAACGAATGCCTAGATGAAATTACGATGCCATCTTTTGGCCCAATATCGCAGGCTTCCAGGGGAAACATGTCTCGAGGACAAACAATGCCCAGCGAATGTCTGGAGGACATGACAATGCCATCTTTTGGTGGCCTTTCAAGAGGGAGAAGTTCCGACCGACATCAGATATCCATGCCATCGAGGATGACAAACGAGTGCTTGGATGATATGACCATGCCATCGTTTGGTGGAGTTTCAGGATCCTCCAGAAGGCAGTTAACGCTTCCCAACGAATGCCTGAATGATGTGAGTGCGCCATCCTTTGCGAAGAGCAGTTCACGAGGATCAAGCCGCCGGCAGAGAACCAATATCGACGATATATCGGCCCCTTCGTTTGCACACTCAACCAGATATGGAGATGCAAACGAATGCCTGGAAGATGTGTCAATGCCATCGTACGGAGGAGTATCAGGAACATCGAAAATAAAACGATCAAGGCGCCAGCAGTTAACAATGCCATCGCAAAATATTGGAGATATATCTGCACCATCATTCGCAAGTTCGGGTCGTGGTCATACGACCAATGAGTGCTTGGAGGACGTATCGATGCCATCTTTTCGAGAAGTGTCTACCAAATCCAGGAGCAGAAGTTCAAAGCGCCAACAAAGATCCGCAAAATCGTCAAGTCCTTTCGATGCCCCACGTACATCACATGGTTCGATGACCAACGAGTGTTTGGATGATGTGACCATGCCTTCAATATCTGGAGTATCTGCTGCGTCCAGAAGACAAATGACCCTGCCAAGTGAGTGCTTGGACGACGTTAGTGCCCCATCCTTTGGACGAAGCGTCTCCCGAGGTTCCAGCAGAAGGCGAGGCACACTGTCATCCCCAAATCCATGTGCTAGTTCCACCAGATGTCCACCGACAAATGAGTGCTTGGACGACATAACTATGCCTTCGTTTGGTGCTGTTTCGATGGGCCCCGAACAGAGACAGTTGACCATGCCTAGTGAGTGCTTGGAGGACATGAGTGCACCGTCCCTTGCAGGTATTTCTGGTCCATCTAGAAGACAAACTACTGGCCTACCCAGCGAGTGCCTTGACGACATGAGCATGCCGAACTTTGGCAATATTTCTGGAATATCGCGAAGAACTGAATGTGAGCCTGCATTTGGAAGAAGTAGATCGGTTGGTAGGAGTGTTCGAAGTAAACGCAACCTAAGTAAACCTCATTCCTCCATTGAATGTCTCGAAGATGTGACAATGCCATCATTTGGTGGTATTTCATATTCTACTAGGAGAAAGAGTACTGCACGACGTCAGACATCCATGCCACCTATTACCGACTTATCTGCCATGAGGACTAATGAATGTTTGGAAGATGTTACTATGCCTTCTATTGGAGATGTATCGGGCAGATCCACAGCAAGTAGTCCGCGGCAAAGAATACCAACTCCGAGAAGAGGGCAGTTCACAAGCGAGTGTTTGGATGATCAAACAATGCCATCGTTTGGAGGTATTTCACAATCTACAGGTCGAAGGACTCCCAGCCGACATACGAAGAATATCACTGGCTCAAGTCCAGAATTTAATACCAATGAATGTATTGAGAATATATCAATGCCTTCGTATGTTAACAATACGAGAGCATCCTGGGTAAATACCTTTCCGTCTATGCAAAGGTCAAGACAAGGAGCAATGACTAACGAATGCTTGGATGAGGTTGCCATGGCATCCTTTGGTACTTTAAGTCGACATACAGCTACAAATGAATGTCTCGAGGACATTTCAATGCCTTCATATCGGGATAATACCGGATCGCTGAGGCATAGATGTCCAACACCAATTCAGAGCACCAGAGAAGAATGTTTGGATGATATGACTATGCCATCTTTTGGTAGTACAATGCCAACTTTCGCAGAAACTACACGGTCGTCTAGAGGTAAAAGTCCTAGGCCAATGCAGAGCCTAAGGCAAAGAACGTTAACCCATGAATGCTTGGATGATATGACTATGCCATCATTTGGAAGATCCTACGGAGGACCTGTTACTAATGAATGTCTTGAGGATGTTACGATGCCTTCATTTGGTGAAACTACAGGATTTTATAGACGACGTAGTCATATGCCACTTGAAAGCACAAGACGAGGAGCGTCGATGATGCAAAGATCCAGACAAGGAGCGATAACTAACGAGCGGCTGGACGACATGACCATGCCTTCCTTTGGTAGTTCAGCACGTGGACACGCTACTAGTGAATGCCTTGAAGATATTTCAATGCCTTCATATGGAACGAATTCAGGAATGTCTAGACGAAGGTGCCACACGCCATCGCAAAGATCGAATCAGAATGCGACCACAGAATGCTTGGATGACATGACCATGCCATCGTTTGGTGATCCAAGTCATGGAACTGGATTTACTGATTGTCCTGAGGCCTTTAGATCGTTTCCAGGTAGGAGCCCCaaccaaatgcaaataattcaAGGACTGATGACCAACGAAAACTTGGATAATATTACGATGCCATCGTTTGGTACTTTTGGTCCGAGTCGAGCTTCAAATGAATGCCTTGAGGACATTTCAATGCCATCATTTGTAAGAAATACAAACTCAATGCCAGGAAGTAGCACCACGCCAAGGCAGCGGTCCCGAAACGAAATGACGACTAACGAATGTTTAGATGACATGACCATGCCATCGTATGGAGAAGTATTTGGTACACCCAGAAGGCAAATGACTTTACCAAGTGAGTGCTTAAACGACGTAAGTCAGCCGTCCTTCGTAAGAAGTACTGCTGAGGGAACCAGTCGAAGACATGGCAACTTGACGTCCCATAGTACAGTTTCGCGAGGTAGAAGCCCGAGGCAAAATAAAAGGTCGGTGACAAATGAGTGCCTGGAGGATATGACAATGCCAACGTTTGGCGACATCTCTGGGTCATCGCGACGTGGTGTCCAGAACAGCCATCGCCTGGAGGACATCAGTATGCCCTCGGGTTTCTTAAATCGAACCCAGCACAGTGAATGCGTTGAGGATAAGGTGAGCGGAACGCGCGGAGGGCCTAGGACCAACGAATGCCTCGAGGATGTGAGTGCACCCAGTTTTGCTCCAAGCTCTCGAATGACCTCAAGACATATGCCCGAGATGACAAACGAGTGCTTGGAGGATGTTTCTATGCCGCTAAATGAATCCTTAGCTATTAACGATTCTAAATCAATAGCGCGACGTCCTCCCGACATTTCGTATCCCTCGGAATTGTTGGCCAACGAGAGTGCTCCATCGTATCATTCACGGCAGGATAAATCGGATATGCTGGCTGATTGCCCTTCCACATCTCCGCAGAAAAACGCCAGAAGTCGAGCTTGGGATAATTGCAGTGGTGGTCGCTTGGAGGATGAGTCAATGCCCACATTTGAGGACGTATCCTATCAACCGAGGCGCCATCAGTTGACCATGCCCAGCGAGAATTTGGAAGATCAGACTCAGCCTAACTTCTTTAACTCCACGACCTTGCCTAGTTCTACTAGAACCGAGAAGCACCATGCAACAAAGTCCCCTCGACAGGAGCAGATaagcagcagcaaacagcTCGCCGATGAGAGTGCTCCATCTATACTGAAGGATACCACGAAGGGACCATCGGAAGTGGTGAAAGAAGTAACGGTTCAGAGCTCGACCACTTCAGTGACCAGGGTTTTCCAGAATACGGCCGATACTTCGAATAACTCCGGGCATCCCATGATAGAAGACCTTTCAATGCCACAGTTTGAGTCCACCGGTGCCAGCTCTCATCAGAATACCTCCCAGCATGGCTTTCAATCCATGGATAACTATAGACCATTCGATCAATTGATTTATAGCCAGAATTCGGTGGGTAATCAAACTCAGCCCGAGACTCCTCAACCAGTGAGGTCTTCGAATCGCAGTCGAAGTGCGCGGAGAACACCAAGCACCCCAAACACACCGAGCACTCCGAATAATCGAGGAGCGACTTCTCCCAGTTCTAGTACCGCAACTCCAGAACAACCATGCGATATGATCAGCACAAATTACCCATACGGAAAACCCTATTGCTATAACCGAAAGCCTTGCTAG